A genomic window from Astatotilapia calliptera chromosome 12, fAstCal1.2, whole genome shotgun sequence includes:
- the LOC113033441 gene encoding phosphatidylinositol 3-kinase regulatory subunit alpha-like isoform X2, whose protein sequence is MRAGRPFVSEDSTGDGLGADMEREEGGRAEALRGRDKILCYINMQSPALPPKPVKSSAPAPSTSFNNSMVLQDAEWYWGDISREEVNEKLRDTADGTFLVRDASTKMHGDYTLTLRKGGNNKLIKIFHREGKYGFSDPLTFSSVVELINHYRHESLAQYNPKLDVKLLYPVSKHQQDQVVKEDSIEAVGKKLHEYHLQYQEKNREYDRLYEEYTRTSQEIQMKRTAIEAFNETIKIFEEQCQTQERFSKEYIEKFRREGNDKEIQRIMENYDKLKSRISEIVDSKRHLEVDLKKQAADYREIDKKMNSIKPDLIQLRKTRDQYLMWLTQKGVRQRRLNEWLGLKNETTEDEYSMVEDEEDLPHHDERLWRLGNINRSQAESLLRGKRDGTFLVRDSSKPGCYACSVVVDGEVKHCVINKTSTGYGFAEPYNLYGSLKELVLHYQHTSLVQHNDSLNVTLAFPVYSQQRR, encoded by the exons ATGAGAGCCGGGCGTCCGTTCGTTTCTGAGGACTCGACAGGTGACGGTTTAGGGGCCGACATGGAGCGAGAGGAGGGAGGCAGGGCCGAGGCGCTGAGGGGACGAGACAAGATCCTCTGCTACATCAACATGCAGAGCCCAG CTTTACCTCCTAAACCTGTGAAGTCTTCGGCTCCGGCTCCTTCCACCAGTTTCAACAACAGCATGGTTCTGCAGGACGCCGAGTGGTACTGGGGAGACATttccag GGAGGAGGTGAACGAGAAGCTGAGGGACACGGCCGACGGTACGTTTCTGGTCCGAGACGCCTCCACCAAGATGCACGGAGATTACACTCTGACTCTGAG GAAAGGAGGCAACAACAAGCTGATAAAGATCTTCCATCGGGAGGGGAAGTACGGCTTCTCCGACCCCCTGACCTTCAGCTCGGTGGTGGAGCTGATCAACCATTACAGACACGAGTCTCTGGCCCAGTACAACCCCAAACTGGACGTCAAGCTGCTCTACCCGGTCTCCAAGCACCAGCAG GATCAGGTGGTGAAGGAGGACAGCATCGAGGCGGTGGGGAAGAAGCTGCACGAGTATCACCTGCAGTACCAGGAGAAGAACCGAGAGTACGACAGGCTGTACGAGGAGTACACCAGAACGTCGCAG gAGATCCAGATGAAGAGGACGGCCATCGAGGCGTTCAATGAGACCATAAAGATCTTCGAGGAGCAGTGTCAGACTCAGGAGCGCTTCAGCAAAGAGTACATCGAGAAGTTTCGCCGGGAGGGAAACGACAAGGAGATCCAGAG GATCATGGAGAACTACGACAAGCTCAAGTCCCGCATCAGCGAGATCGTGGACAGCAAGCGCCACCTGGAGGTGGACCTGAAGAAGCAGGCGGCCGACTACCGAGAGATCGACAAGAAGATGAACAGCATCAAACCGGACCTGATCCAGCTCCGCAAGACCAGGGACCAGTACCTGAT GTGGCTGACTCAGAAAGGCGTTCGGCAGAGGAGGCTGAACGAGTGGCTCGGCCTGAAGAACGAGACCACAGAGGA CGAGTACAGCATggtggaggatgaggaggaccTTCCTCATCACGACGAGCGTCTGTGGCGCCTCGGAAACATCAACCGCAGCCAGGCGGAGTCTCTGCTGCGAGGGAAGAGGGACGGCACCTTCCTGGTGCGGGACAGCAGCAAGCCGGGCTGCTACGCCTGCTCCGTGGT GGTGGATGGCGAGGTGAAGCACTGCGTCATCAACAAGACGAGCACCGGCTACGGCTTCGCCGAGCCCTACAACCTGTACGGCTCGCTGAAGGAGCTGGTGCTGCACTACCAGCACACGTCGCTGGTCCAGCACAACGACTCGCTCAACGTCACGCTGGCCTTCCCCGTCTACAGCCAGCAGAGACGGTGA